In one window of Clupea harengus chromosome 4, Ch_v2.0.2, whole genome shotgun sequence DNA:
- the top1b gene encoding DNA topoisomerase 1: protein MSGDHGYKDYQMDSGARINDSHKHKDKHRDKEHKHKDHKKDREREKSKHSNSDHRDPSEKKHRDRDREREREKEKVKPKDDSLEKHKDKEKRREEKMKSHSADGKHKREKENGFASPPRIKLETEDNGFHHSPKHEKSVKRQYDDGEAEFKPKKVKVEVEKKAKKRKHEDYYEDEEEEEDVKPKKKTKDKKQETAGGKKKVKKEPEEKWKWWEEERATDGSKWRFLEHKGPVFAPPYEPLPGHVRFYYDGKPFKLATAAEEVATFFAKMLDHEYTTKDVFRKNFFKDWKKEMTSEEKAKLTDLNKCDFNEMNEYFKAQSEARKQMTKDEKLKIKLENERILEEYGFCVMDNHRERIGNFRIEPPGLFRGRGNHPKMGMLKRRIRPQDVIINCSKDSKHPKPPHGSKWKDVRFDNKVTWLASWTENIQGSIKYIMLNPSSRIKGEKDWQKYETARRLKSCVERLRTQYREDWKSKEMRIRQRAVALYFIDKLALRAGNEKEDGETADTVGCCSLRVEHIKVYAELDGQEYVVEFDFLGKDSIRYYNKIPVEKRVFKNLQLFLENKQPEDDLFDRLNTSILNKHLQELMDGLTAKVFRTYNASITLQQQLKELTCADDNDPAKILSYNRANRAVALLCNHQRAPPKTFEKTMQNLQTKIDEKKKQLSSTKKEFKAAKADAKSLHDDKSRKAVETKKKAVQRIEEQLMKLEVQATDREENKQIALGTSKLNYLDPRISVAWCKKYNIPLEKVYNKTQREKFAWAIDMAEDDFEF from the exons actctcacaaacacaaggacaaacacagagacaaggagcataaacacaaagaccacaagaaagacagggagagggagaaatccAAGCACAGCAACAG tgATCACAGAGACCCTTCAGAGAAGAagcacagagatagagacagagagcgagagcgagaaaaagagaaggtgaAGCCGAAAGATGACAGCCTGGAGAAGCACaaggacaaagagaagagaCGGGAGGAAAAG ATGAAGTCCCATAGTGCAGACGGCAAAcacaagagggagaaggagaatggATTTGCGAG CCCTCCGCGCATTAAACTTGAAACAGAGGACAATGGCTTCCACCACTCCCCCAAGCATGAGAAGTCAGTGAAGAGGCAGTATGATGATGGAGA GGCGGAATTTAAACCTAAAAAAGTCAAGGTGGAGGTTGAGAAAAAGGCAAAGAAGAGGAAACATGAGGACTATTAtgaagacgaggaagaggaagag GATGTTAAACCCAAAAAAAAGACGAAAGACAAGAAACAAGAGACAGCTGGTGGGAAAAAGAAGGTGAAGAAAGAGCCGGAGGAGAAATGGAAATG gtgggaggaggagagagccacAGACGGATCCAAATGGAGGTTTCTAGAACACAAAGGCCCCGTGTTTGCTCCTCCCTACGAACCTCTTCCCGGACATGTCAGATTTTATTACGACG GGAAGCCTTTCAAGCTGGCCACCGCCGCGGAGGAGGTGGCCACATTCTTTGCCAAAATGCTCGATCATGAGTACACCACTAAAGACGTTTTCAGGAAGAACTTTTTCAAAGACTGGAAAAAG GAAATGACGTCGGAGGAGAAGGCAAAGCTCACAGATCTGAACAAGTGTGACTTCAATGAGATGAATGAGTACTTTAAGGCTCAGTCAGAAGCCAGGAAGCAGATGACGAAAGACGAGAAACTG AAAATCAAACTAGAGAACGAGAGGATCCTAGAGGAGTACGGCTTCTGCGTGATGGATAACCACCGCGAGCGCATCGGCAACTTCCGCATCGAGCCCCCGGGACTATTCCGTGGCCGCGGCAACCATCCCAAAATGGGGATGCTGAAGCGCCGCATCCGTCCACAGGATGTCATCATCAACTGCAGCAA GGACTCCAAACACCCCAAGCCGCCTCACGGCAGTAAGTGGAAGGACGTtcgttttgacaacaaggtgacgTGGCTGGCTTCTTGGACGGAGAACATCCAGGGCTCCATCAAATACATCATGCTCAACCCCAGCTCCAGGATCAAG GGTGAGAAGGACTGGCAGAAGTACGAGACGGCGCGGCGGTTGAAGAGCTGTGTGGAGCGCCTCCGGACCCAGTACCGCGAGGACTGGAAGTCCAAAGAGATGAGGATCCGACAGCGGGCCGTGGCTCTCTATTTCATCGACAAG ctggccctGAGAGCAGGCAATGAGAAGGAGGATGGCGAGACGGCCGACACGGTGGGCTGCTGCTCGCTGCGTGTGGAGCACATCAAGGTTTACGCCGAGCTGGACGGCCAGGAGTACGTGGTGGAGTTCGACTTCCTGGGGAAGGACTCCATCCGCTACTACAACAAGATCCCTGTGGAGAAGAGG GTATTTAAAAACCTTCAACTTTTTCTGGAGAACAAGCAGCCTGAAGATGACCTCTTCGACAGGCTCAAT ACCTCCATCCTGAACAAGCACCTGCAGGAGCTGATGGACGGGCTGACGGCCAAAGTGTTCCGTACCTACAACGCCTCCATCaccctccagcagcagctgaagGAGCTCACCTGCG CCGATGACAACGATCCAGCTAAGATCCTTTCCTACAACCGAGCCAACAGAGCTGTTGCTTTACTGTGTAACCACCAGAGGGCGCCACCTAAGACCTTTGAGAAAACCATGCAAAACCTTCAGACCAAA ATTGATGAAAAGAAGAAACAGCTCTCATCTACCAAGAAGGAGTTTAAGGCGGCCAAGGCAGATGCAAAGTCTCTTCATGATGACAAAAGCAGAAA AGCCGTGGAAACCAAGAAGAAGGCTGTGCAGAGGATAGAGGAGCAGCTGATGAAGCTGGAGGTGCAGGCCACGGACCGCGAGGAGAACAAGCAGATCGCCCTCGGCACCTCCAAGCTCAACTACCTGGACCCGCGCATCTCCGTAGCCTG GTGTAAGAAGTATAACATCCCCTTGGAGAAGGTCTACAACAAAACCCAACGTGAGAAGTTTGCTTGGGCCATCGACATGGCAGAAGACGACTTTGAATtttaa